The genomic stretch tcagccccagggctcccccaacctaaagagtgctgcaaacgctacaaaaacgcataacaacgctaacaaacgcctgcaaaacgctactgaccggactagctcccggtcgtgaaccatgtaactataacaaacgctacagaacgcaccaaaacgctgaacaacgctaccagacggccaagacactaacaaccgcctgcaaaacactactgaccagactagctcctagtcgttaactatgttaaattttatttaactataCAATAAAAAATTTGGACAACATCAAAATAATTAGATGATTGAAACAAATTCAgggaacaaaataatattattcataCACTAGCTTAAGTGGAAAGTGGGACAGTGAGACCATTATGCAAGGTACATTCGCTTGTGGACATCATTAAAATATACACATATTTGCTACTGTAATCTGGCACATAAATTATCACTCTTATTTTCTTGTTAGTATCATCAATGGCTTTGCACTTCCACTAAAGGAAGAACACAAGCACTTTCTGATGAAAGTTTTGATGCCTCTACACAAAGCCAAGGCTCTGAGCATGTATCATCCCCAGGTAAGGAATGGAAATTAGGTTATTCTTGACAGCTGGGCTTGTGAAAGAGGCAGGGAACAAATCTTTTTGTTCTTGGGTGGTGGACTTCAGTTCAGTTCAAGGCAGGATGTTATTAATTTGTTATTTGGTTCACTTTTTgccaaaaaacaattttatgaTTTTAGAATAATTATATGAACCTTCATTTATTTGACCTGTGGAATGGATACTGATTTTGACTTGGAGTGTACCTGTACAAGAAACCACCATGCTTTGACTTTTGGCCTGTCAGAAACTGATAAGATACAAAGCAAATTACAGggcattaaccctttgacgtccaaaccggcctaaaccggccagacttagtattttactccgtctaacgccagacgattttactcttcaatggggaacccctgggagtcaatgggttaatttcaCAATAACGTTCACAGCATACACTGTAAGTATGCGTAATGAGAACTCCACTTCAACATTCTGACATTGATCCAGTCTCTGtaagtgatattttgaaatcATGTTGGCAGAGGGCTTAATTGCTATAATTTGACGTCAGTTAAGGAAATGTTCTTCCAACCTTTTCAGTCCTAAACCTGCCCCCATTGACAAGCAAAGTCACCTgcctttagacagagtaaaatctatccgTGTCACTGCAGGAGGGGATGGGTTTTAATGACTGTATTCTGCTGTAAGCATTGCTATTTTTTACATCCCAGGATGTGCTGCTTTGTTGGTTACAGTgttatttgttttgctttgcaGTTGGCATATTGCATTGTTCAATTCTTGGAAAAAGACCCAGCTCTGACTGAACTGGTAAGACGCCAAGTACTGATGTGACACACCTTTTTATTGTGTAGTCTCCTTATGATGGAGAAGCCTCAGCAAAGAATTTGGATTTAACAGGAAGGCAAATGCCAAAAAATAATAGTTTTATTGAGCAAAATCATCCTCTACATGTGTGTTACATAATTATAATTCTTTGTTTTCCCTTGCTGATCATGAAGTTAACATGAAAATTAagacaataataaataaattattttaatcagTGTTTGGTGGAAAATGCTAGACAAGTATGATGATGATgtgttttatatttcttcaaacaTGAGTCCCCCATTCATACAAGTGTCAGCTTTGAATAGCTGGTCCACACCCTCCTGCACATTGATGTGTTCACATAACCACAAAATGGCACAAATACTACTTACATCTAATATTTCAAATGACAATGTTGTAGTAGTTGCTGTCATTGATTTGAAAGGTCCCCTAAATTAGCTACTGAAGCGGCAGacacaaaacacaggtcacaggtcacaggtcattgatttaccaatacagaaagtatcctaaacattcataaaagctaaccttaggcctaactaGGTCTAAGGTTGGCTTTTGTGAAtattaggatactttctgtattggtaaaacaatgacctgtgacctgtgacctatgttttgtacctgccgctacTGAAGCTATTGAACTTCTTTTATTCCCGATAGGTCATCCTCTCACTTATGAAATTCTGGCCAAAAGTTCACAGCCCAAAAGAGGTGAGGAATCATTATAAAGTTTCTAAAATTAATTTCCCAAATTGATTGTCTGACTTGTATACTTGCTTCATTTTGTTCAGGTGATGTTCCTCAATGAGCTTGAGGAAATCCTGGATGTTATTGAGCCACTGGAATTCTCTAAAGTATTAGAACCACTTTTTCGACAGCTGGCAAAATGCATATCAAGCCCACATTTCCAAGTAAGTGGGTTCAGAGCTTGAAAAATACTTTGATCTGAATTCTCAACTTTGTGTTTCCTTTAAACTAGACCAAGCTTACATTAGGTGGCCTTTGTGAGTGGAATCATATTAAAAAGCAAGcaaagtctaagcacccatttcaaatagcgctgataaacagtattaaacggttagctttcagtaaCTGCAAGGTGACTTGAATGGCTTGCATGTTGTACAAATTCAATGTATTTGCAGTGTTTCATTgaatttttctcctttttcagcTACTTGTCATTTGTCAACAACAAATTGTTACTTCAATCTCTCACAAAGTTTTAATACCAAAATGAACAACAGACACAATTTccagataattaattaatagaATCAGTTGCCCTTTACCTTATTTACTGTTATGACCAACATTTGAGGCTGATCTCTGATTAACATTTGACCCTGGGTAGTACGGTTCCAGTGTTATTATTTTTCTCACTAAATGTTGGTcattaaatatttgtttcattTAGGTAGCTGAGCGTGCACTGTATTATTGGAATAATGAGTATGTGATGAGTTTAATGAGTGACAATGCTGGAGTCATTGTTCCAATCATGTTCCCTTCATTGTACAGACATTCAAAAAACCATTGGAATAAGTAAGTCATGTCGTGTCGTTTTATGATGTTTCGTTCTGGTCTTGAAACCTATGAGTCTCAGTTCTTTAACTTTGAGATTGTAGCTtgattttcaacaacaacttcCTTTAGATTGAAACATCAGTGGAAGTATATTGTTGTTAGGATTGTTTGGATCATGAGCCAGCAGGCTGGTACTGTTACATCACATGCAGCGAACGTGTATAAAGTTAGGCAGAAAGTCAGACCAAGATTACTTTATAGAAGCTTCAAACTGGAAAGATTATTGATCCAGCAGTTCATTGATGTGCTGAACTTGGTATAGACTTCACACTTGAGTGGTCATTAGTAGACTTGAGCAGATTGATCAAAATAGTTTCAAAATCTCAGAAACAACATTAAGTAAAAAACTATTGTCAGGTTGAAAATAAGCATTCATTGAGACAGGAGTGACAGTTGCAACATGAAAGAATGTGTAACCTGTAGACAACTGTGTCCATTTGAGGGATTTCTGAGAAACCTGAAACCCATGCGCTACTGTACCAATAAATTGACTGCCCTAAAACATGAATTTTGCCAGAAGTAACAGATTTGTTATCTTTTTTCTACTTAGAACAATTCATGGCCTTATATACAATGCACTGAAGCTCTTTATGGAAATGAATCAAAAGCTGTTTGATGAGTGTTCGcaaaaatataaacaagaaAGGCACAGgtattttaaatgattttaaaggtatttttagTAGTGTTGAATAACTTAATGAAGAAGGAGTGTTTTAAAATGTTGTCAGtgatattaatttattatttctaTTAAATCAGTCATTGATTTCTTGGAAGCCCTGCTCTTGCACTCAAACATGTTTCTGTCAAATTGAGGGGCTGCATTGTTAACTGTaataaaaacattctttttgcTATTTTGTCAAATTGCAACCAAATTTTAATCAGTAAACAGCGGTTTACAGGTACACCAGCAACAGggaaatctttgtttacattttttaccTCAGTAGCATAAGCCCATCATTTTCTAATCAATCAGCCAAAAATCAtttctgaatattgaaagtccCTTGTATAAattgagctatctctgaaacttGGGAGCGAAATTCACCAGATAATCACTGAATAATGAGGCTTAATAATGAGGCTTTGAAAATTCGGAATTTTACTAAGAATGTATGCACcgaagaatttatcagtttttgatggcttaTAACTTGCTTGTTATCATTTagccaaaaggcttaaaattggacaTTTCACTAAGTTCAACATGTTTTTTACCTCTtggaagtcaatttgtgaaTGGCGTGATGCAAATGTAGTGAAGGTAAAGGATAAAAAGAGGTGCTGTTATTttacttttcctcttcttttggCCCTCCATTGTTGTGTAAAAACTAAACAaccaatttcaaacaaaaaaagcatacaTTTGGTATGTATACATTgcatttattgaaaaaaattctttgtttgAACCCAGGCTTTATTTTGGACAACCTGAGGGAGTCACTTGAAGATGACTCAGTAGATGATTTCCTCTCAGGTGGTCAaaaactatattattattattgtccttCTCAGGACTGCACCCAaccagaaaataaaatttagtcAACTCAGGTATATAGTGTTTTGGTTGTTGACTCTAAACTAGTAGTATGTTGATATTGCTAAGAGAGCTGAAATTGTGAGTTAGTTCCTACCTTCAGACTAAAATTTGACAGAGGAGTGCAAGTAATGTGAGGCAAATTGAGCCCTACTATACTGTAGTGTATTGATCAAacttttaaggtttttctaCCGTGTGATCATAGGGAAAAGGAAAAGCtgaaggaaagagaagaagcGTGGATGAAAATTGATGAATTAGCTCGTAAGAACCCTGATGTAAGTTGACAtaattattcttaaaaattgttatTCAAGTATTGATCATATCTTGAACGAATTGGTGAAACAAGATTGCGTGCCTAAAATCTCTCTGGAAAGGAAACTTGGCAATGAAATTGACAGACACTGTGGCACATTTGTGACGGTGGTGGTCAAGCTACTGCTTGAAACCTGTACATGTGTAATCCTTTAATGCTACATGTACGTGTAACTGTAACCTCATTACGACTTAAAGAATCCATGGTGCATTACTTGCATGTAGAGTGATAGCATCCTTTATGTCTGGTAAACTCAAGTAATGGTGTTAGCACCACTATCAGCTTTTCTAACTGGGGAAAACTAGCACCTCTTTTGTATTCTAATAACGCTGTTTCCTTTAACACTTTAACACTGTAGTATATCAAGATTGCGTGCGTGGAAAGTGGCACTAAAACAGCTGTTGTATGCATGGAGTTAGGCAGCGGCGTAGAAGGAATGGACGAAGGAGATGTGGATTTTCAAGCAGTGCAAAATGTGGTAAGCTAATGTTAAAATATTACTTTGTTATGGCACACTTCATTTGTGGGCcagaagtaataataattattttgagcCAGCTCCGCAACACTCAAGCTGTGATTCAGGTTCAACCTTATGCAACATTTTGATCAACAAAATGTTGGACTGTGTTTCCAGCCTTTAGAGactggaataataataataataataataataataatggcaatAATATTGATTAATGATTGTAACTAGAATGGATACACCACAGTCAGGTGTGACACTCAATGACAAGTACATCGCATTGCATTACATGTAGGTCACAACggtaacaaggtaacatggTTACAGAGGTACTGTAACAAGTGAAGGCAATATTCTCAGGACAATTTGTGAAGGTTTACACGTACATGATGCACTACCCATGGATATAAAGTGTCACCCTTAACAGTCATTAATAACTAACCATTCTCGAACAAATGCCGATTATGTACTTTATAACACTACAAACGATACTACTTAGGGTGCATGAAATGACCAGTTTTTGTCTCCTTGTTTCACCCTGAAGTTGTAAGTTGTGTTATGTATTTGTCATAAAGTGTCATACCTGAATGTTGCGTATCCATTTTAGTCATAAACATTGATTTAATGCTGTCCAAATAATGGCAATTTGGTAAATGGATAATTATAACTTGTCTCTATCGTAGTTTAACTTTGTTATACAACTTCCAACAAGGTGTATGGCCTATTTCAGCAGTCAACacgaaataataatttaaagatACATATTTCAACACTTGTTGAACAAGAGCTGCAAAAAGTGAACCAGAAATCACTGGCTTTAATGAATGGACATGCATAAACCTTTTCTCACACTCTCAGCATTATTTAAATTGAAACCAAATGCAATCTTGGAAACAAAGGATTGTTACTAATTTAAATTATTGACAGTACTTGCTCGATTTTAATCTGTAGGAAATGACTGCAAAGAAACCAGAACACAAGAAATTTGTACGGCGGAAATCAGAATTGCCACATGATTCCCAAACTGTAAATGCTCTGACAGATTACAATGGCCCTGGAGAATACCTCGCCTCTTCTCAAGAGGCTTAAAACATCAATTGCCTTGTTGCagaaattttacaaattttaaacatttttaattGGTTATTAATTTTCTTCATAATTGTTTGTTTTAAGATATCTCTGTCGATAATCAAAGATTACTCTTTGGTGAAAATGTGCAAGTCAGCTTTGCTTTTATTCAGTCTCTTTTTCAGTGGAGTTAGTACGATTTTAGTATGCCAATATttaagggagggggggggaagggggtggctgttaactaccaaactgttgctgTGGCCCCTGTCAAATGGTCATTTCTGAAGTccctttaaaggggctaggtcacgcaattttaggcaatttcagcactgatcgaatggtcatagaattaaataaaatatcaaaataacttttcaaaactatagaagaactctaacaaaacgtagggaagccaagaagggacatggatggacaaaactggagaggattgaaatggattgaatttgggtaaatttgaaaaacgtcggcccaccttttttcaaatttatatcactctatatcaaaatgtcatttacacagctagaaaatcattctcagttgttatgtggccgtgattttgcaaatgaaagactcatgctctgccaatttgactttagagctcataattaacaaaattaaacaaaattacctaaaatagaatgacctagcccctttaactctacagttatccttttttgtcAAGTGCGTTCTattaaacatttctttgtatgGTTTGACTCAACCATGTTTTGTAAATCATATGACCAAGACAGAAATTGTCTAAAAACACAGTGAGTTAACTTTGTTTCtcacaaatttttaatgcaactgtgtgagaacattctaacacaaaatttgtagcatgtatttaaaaaaatatattatttcttAAGTCCCTcatttgatacacttttcaaaatatcagttccattatttgtccaaatggaaaattattccaTGCTAcattttacgaaaaatgatgggacagttcccatccggtgaaaaaaaCCTCAGAGATTTTACATGTCTTTCACTGAAACGCATGGCAGAGGACCGGGACTAGTTGCGCACGTGCCTTGTGATTtaagatttccattgaaaaagttacttctgAGAACCATCCACGCAACCTTTTTGGTGGGCTCTTGACTGAAAAGCTTTCTTAACAACCGTTGTCTTTCTGtcgttaagagccacccccccctcctccctaaCTGCAAAACCAACTGTGATAGAAGGTGAAAGCTTTAAGGGGAGGGACGGGAACTTTTGACAACTTGCTCATGTGCCTTGATATGACCATTTTAATATTCACCTTCAGTCAGACTGATAAAGAAAGTATATATGTGGCCATTTTTATTTGTCAATAATTTGTTGTTTGCAGTGacatttctttcactttctcttcTCTTACGTCCTACACAAATTTTGCATCCAGCGTATGTTTTGCTGTGAAAGATATCCATGAAAAATGGACTAGGGGATGTTTCAttgctatttattttattatttttttcaatggaacaaaagaacaaaattttaaacatttaGAACGAGCCTTTGAAGGGGGCATCTGCAAGGAACCACCTCTGGGAGTAGGTAGAAAGTACCTTTTATCAAAGGGCATACTTTAAGCAGTGATGTTTTGAACACCTTGTAAGTTGTTTAACAAGATTTCTTGCTCTGTTTTATGTTGAAGTGATTAATATATTTTTACAATGAAATTTCAACTACCATTTTTGAAACAGATAAGGACTATATTACAAACTTTTACAtggaaactgattttttttattttgatggGATAATATCTTCAGTTTTGTGACTTAAAATATTAAAGATGTTTTTCAAGAACTTAAAGAAAATTTAGAACAATTTCAGGAATAAAGGTGATTCACGATAAGAACACAAAGAGAAACAATTTGTAAGATAAAGGACAAAGACAAGACCGTTGACGTGAGCTCCCTTTTTGACAAACATTCTTGGAGGGGAATTTATTTGTTCGATACAAACAGAATGCAAACTGTTTTCACTTAAGAGGCATCCTTTCAAATCAACTCATTCAAAGTTATTCGCCAAAGTTTTGGCACAGAGTGGTGAATAGAGTTAGACGATTTGCTTTGGTGACTGGTTAtgataaatgaaaaaattaCGGGTAAGAAACAAGGTTTCtgttagcctgcgagcaggccctctgAGGGACTGGGTTTGGGTATACCCACCGCAGAGAGAGAGCTTGCTTGCAGGCTACTGTGGACTACAAGCAAATTACAGAACTATATACTCTCACCAGTCCACTCAGCTATGGAAAacacaataggccacttgcactaagaggtcacgtgaccaatgcttcccttaaacagtgagttgtaatcttgctgttgccaaaaattgacagaacacataaaaattatcttacacgcgaaatttgagaggaaacgcatttaagggagatattttatggtactttgatttttcaacaaagtagcatgatttgtcttggccgccatgttggagggcatactcttgccctccaacatggcggccaaaactactttttgcttatatcttgttaaatgtttgatagttgagttcagatgtgccataaacgttaccacatcatcttttcaacattttccttaaagttcaagtgcaaaatttgtgtcagaaagcggtaattcataattttaaaaaaaatcaagttttggtcacgtgaccagctacggactttctcattttaagcaaatggtgcgggtttgaaaaaccaaatcactattattttgtttaagagatgacccactaatagtgtttcgaaggcaaaatcatgtaactttcattttcataaaaacgatgtcacatgacctcttagtgcaagtggcctattatgATCATGAAGGGGTATAATCATGAGAAACGGAATTCACCTTTTTGGACTGGGAAATTGGTGTGTACTTCCCTGGGACTGGGATTCAACCACTGGCAAAAGGGATAAACATTTCAATAATGGGACTGATGGGATGTCTCTGATGCTATTATTTGACTCAACTTCTCAAATGAgggatttttaaaataaaaaaataaagttatCTATCAGTGAACTCGGCATTCACTCAACCAAGTTTTTAGACTTCTAATCTCCACGAGGTCAGTGGTTGTCCAAGGAATAACATGCGCactttttcttcaaacttctCCCCATTCTCATCCCTAGATaatctccttcgcagccgttttttggatgtcacgcaacgctcgttgcgtgacatccaaaaaacggctgcgaaggagactaatcCCTAGAGggagtatcaagtatttatgagtcaatgagtcaatgagttagtgcagttaccctatcccataaaatgaaaactaaaattgcagagagtgcttaggcctaatcactgaaacgagggcttaggcctAATCAATGAATTATTGCTATaatgactgtgagtctcattgactcatgactcatcgaccttttgactcataaatcatgggacctcccCTAGAGGTCGCCATTCTTTCGGTCAGAACCAAGAATAACGACCTCTGGCGACACCTGGCTGGTTCCCAACCAGAAGTCcgcgaatcacggacttccgcTTCGTCTGCGCAATCTCAGAAATCTCAAACAATTTTAGTCGCGGTCAACGGTT from Montipora capricornis isolate CH-2021 chromosome 12, ASM3666992v2, whole genome shotgun sequence encodes the following:
- the LOC138026558 gene encoding serine/threonine-protein phosphatase 2A 56 kDa regulatory subunit gamma isoform-like isoform X1, whose translation is MPNKGKKDKQSSKSGSSSKQGNKENGEVASEEVKSAHPPSQVVKLRQYANGPSIMRKEKRQSSSSFNVSDNREIIKLPPLKDAPPNEREQLFMQKIQQCCILFDFAMDPLSDLKFKEVKRAALNEIVDFITHNKGVITDPIYLEVAHMFAVNTFRTLPPPSNPNGAEFDPEEDEPNLEAAWPHLQIVYELFLRFLESQDFQPSVAKKFVDQKFVMQLLDLFDSEDPRERDFLKTVLHRIYGKFLGLRAYIRKQINNIFYRFIYETEHHNGIAELLEILGSIINGFALPLKEEHKHFLMKVLMPLHKAKALSMYHPQLAYCIVQFLEKDPALTELVILSLMKFWPKVHSPKEVMFLNELEEILDVIEPLEFSKVLEPLFRQLAKCISSPHFQVAERALYYWNNEYVMSLMSDNAGVIVPIMFPSLYRHSKNHWNKTIHGLIYNALKLFMEMNQKLFDECSQKYKQERHREKEKLKEREEAWMKIDELARKNPDYIKIACVESGTKTAVVCMELGSGVEGMDEGDVDFQAVQNVEMTAKKPEHKKFVRRKSELPHDSQTVNALTDYNGPGEYLASSQEA
- the LOC138026558 gene encoding serine/threonine-protein phosphatase 2A 56 kDa regulatory subunit gamma isoform-like isoform X2 is translated as MPNKGKKDKSSKSGSSSKQGNKENGEVASEEVKSAHPPSQVVKLRQYANGPSIMRKEKRQSSSSFNVSDNREIIKLPPLKDAPPNEREQLFMQKIQQCCILFDFAMDPLSDLKFKEVKRAALNEIVDFITHNKGVITDPIYLEVAHMFAVNTFRTLPPPSNPNGAEFDPEEDEPNLEAAWPHLQIVYELFLRFLESQDFQPSVAKKFVDQKFVMQLLDLFDSEDPRERDFLKTVLHRIYGKFLGLRAYIRKQINNIFYRFIYETEHHNGIAELLEILGSIINGFALPLKEEHKHFLMKVLMPLHKAKALSMYHPQLAYCIVQFLEKDPALTELVILSLMKFWPKVHSPKEVMFLNELEEILDVIEPLEFSKVLEPLFRQLAKCISSPHFQVAERALYYWNNEYVMSLMSDNAGVIVPIMFPSLYRHSKNHWNKTIHGLIYNALKLFMEMNQKLFDECSQKYKQERHREKEKLKEREEAWMKIDELARKNPDYIKIACVESGTKTAVVCMELGSGVEGMDEGDVDFQAVQNVEMTAKKPEHKKFVRRKSELPHDSQTVNALTDYNGPGEYLASSQEA